One genomic segment of Rivularia sp. PCC 7116 includes these proteins:
- the egtD gene encoding L-histidine N(alpha)-methyltransferase, with protein sequence MTFSPATSSEVGYSQSVESRLKVQHLQQRTKEVSSPDGSDVVEGLTNKSKFLPPRYLYDDRGSELFEEICELPEYYVTRTETSILQNCAEEIAQITGACEFIELGSGSSTKTRILLDAYQKLGYPLHYFPVDVSAGILEASARQLLVDYPWLKVHALAGTYEQALGELEQSELPNRMIGFIGSTLGNLNPQKCDEFLSQITAGLQLGEYFLLGVDLHKSKEILEPAYRDAAGVTAAFNLNVLNHLNRRFDGNFDATKFEHWTFYNETKHQIETYLRSLETQTAELGTLNLKLNFEKGETIHTEISRKFEIDGIQHLLKTKGLVTQKIWTDKNQWFALILSKLS encoded by the coding sequence ATGACATTTTCTCCAGCTACCAGCAGCGAAGTAGGTTACTCTCAAAGCGTTGAAAGTCGCTTAAAAGTTCAACACTTACAACAGCGAACGAAAGAAGTTTCCTCTCCTGATGGAAGCGATGTAGTTGAAGGATTAACTAATAAATCTAAATTCCTTCCTCCACGTTACTTATACGACGATCGTGGTTCTGAATTATTTGAAGAGATTTGCGAACTACCGGAATATTATGTTACCAGAACCGAGACTTCGATTTTACAAAATTGTGCTGAAGAAATCGCTCAGATAACTGGTGCTTGCGAATTTATTGAACTCGGTAGCGGTAGTTCAACAAAAACCCGTATTTTGTTAGATGCTTACCAAAAGCTTGGTTATCCTCTACACTATTTTCCTGTAGATGTTAGTGCAGGTATTTTAGAAGCAAGTGCCAGACAGCTTTTGGTCGATTATCCTTGGTTAAAGGTTCACGCATTAGCGGGAACTTACGAACAAGCTTTAGGAGAATTAGAGCAAAGCGAATTACCCAATCGCATGATTGGGTTTATTGGCAGTACTTTGGGTAATTTAAATCCCCAAAAATGCGATGAATTTCTATCTCAGATTACTGCTGGTTTGCAGTTAGGAGAATATTTCTTGCTGGGGGTAGATTTGCATAAGTCCAAAGAGATTTTAGAACCAGCTTATAGAGATGCTGCGGGAGTCACTGCTGCTTTTAATTTAAACGTATTGAATCATTTAAATCGTCGCTTTGACGGTAATTTTGACGCAACAAAGTTTGAACATTGGACATTTTACAATGAAACAAAACATCAAATAGAAACCTATTTACGCTCTTTAGAAACTCAGACAGCAGAATTAGGCACCCTTAACCTCAAACTTAACTTTGAAAAAGGCGAAACAATCCATACCGAAATATCTCGCAAATTTGAGATTGATGGTATTCAGCATTTACTTAAAACCAAGGGTTTAGTTACACAAAAAA
- a CDS encoding ergothioneine biosynthesis protein EgtB: MISELSKSSLKQTSLKQSLIDAFTECRAKTLLLFKGMDETTFCSQAHPDFSPVGWHLGHIAYTESLWILERTAALPCSFPQYCKLYTADGLPKNQRVTLPSLAETLYFLDTVRDRVLCHMEKTDLKQQERLYRFLLQHESQHSETISFVLELIKNQQSKNLKENYWHLSCSSSPLLPNPLNEMIQIRAGEFEMGSNSLDALDNERSSHKVYLDTYSIDRYPVTCKQYRIFMEAEGYKNRQWWSKAGWEWLQAEQATKPLYWEDNPAWYNNPVWGVSWYEAEAYAKFVGKRLPTEAEWEKAASWDETSQCRRIYPWGNQQPTPEKCNYNNIHSQTTPVNAYPSGQSTYGLYDTLGNVWEWTNSWFLGYEGFEDYPYEGYSQIYFDNEHRVLKGGSWATRPWALRSSFRNWYHPGLRQMFAGFRCAM, from the coding sequence GTGATATCAGAATTGAGCAAATCTAGTTTAAAACAAACCAGTTTAAAACAAAGCCTGATTGACGCTTTTACTGAATGTCGGGCTAAAACCCTACTTTTATTTAAAGGTATGGATGAAACGACTTTTTGCAGTCAAGCTCATCCAGACTTTAGCCCGGTAGGTTGGCATTTAGGTCATATTGCCTATACTGAATCTTTGTGGATATTAGAACGAACAGCAGCTTTACCTTGCTCGTTTCCACAATATTGTAAGTTGTATACAGCAGATGGCTTACCAAAAAATCAGCGGGTAACACTACCTTCTTTAGCAGAAACTCTTTATTTCCTCGACACAGTTCGCGATCGCGTTCTTTGTCATATGGAAAAAACTGATTTGAAACAACAAGAACGTTTATATCGTTTTTTGCTACAGCATGAAAGCCAGCATAGTGAAACTATTAGTTTTGTGTTGGAGTTAATCAAAAATCAACAATCCAAGAATTTAAAAGAAAATTATTGGCATCTTTCTTGTTCTTCTTCTCCCCTACTTCCCAATCCTCTCAACGAGATGATTCAAATTCGGGCGGGAGAATTTGAAATGGGTAGCAATTCTCTGGATGCTCTTGATAACGAACGCTCTAGCCACAAAGTCTATTTGGATACATACTCTATCGATCGCTATCCCGTAACTTGCAAGCAATATCGAATATTTATGGAAGCTGAGGGTTATAAAAATCGTCAGTGGTGGTCGAAAGCTGGTTGGGAATGGTTGCAAGCAGAACAAGCTACAAAGCCGCTTTATTGGGAAGACAATCCAGCTTGGTACAATAATCCGGTTTGGGGTGTAAGTTGGTATGAAGCAGAAGCTTACGCGAAGTTTGTAGGTAAGCGCTTGCCGACAGAAGCTGAATGGGAGAAAGCTGCAAGTTGGGATGAAACATCGCAATGTCGTCGCATTTATCCTTGGGGAAACCAACAACCGACACCTGAAAAGTGTAACTACAATAATATTCACAGCCAAACAACCCCAGTAAATGCTTACCCATCAGGACAAAGCACTTACGGGTTATACGATACTTTAGGAAACGTATGGGAATGGACTAATAGCTGGTTTCTTGGCTATGAAGGCTTTGAAGATTATCCCTACGAAGGCTACTCCCAAATATATTTTGACAACGAGCATCGAGTTCTCAAAGGTGGAAGTTGGGCTACTCGCCCCTGGGCTTTACGAAGTAGTTTTCGTAATTGGTATCATCCCGGATTGCGTCAGATGTTCGCCGGATTTCGCTGTGCTATGTAA
- the egtC gene encoding ergothioneine biosynthesis protein EgtC, whose amino-acid sequence MCRLLAYLGSSISLENLLYNHEHSLIVQSYQPQEMMSGTVNADGFGVGWYHALKDTEPYTYKSSLPIWNDTNLPGLSRYIESDCVVSYVRSATLGQALDLSNCQPFKKEGLLFIHNGKIDTFRQSLYRPIRKQLSNEIYQWVNGTTDSEHIFALLLNELQNNPGKSLEQALHLTLLKLKELTETYNTYTLANVVISDGNRLVASRFSVEAQSPSLYWLENDSTFSNSVIIASEPLFKGNWNSFPENSILSVGKDCDIRIEQI is encoded by the coding sequence GTGCCGATTACTTGCTTATCTTGGTTCGTCTATTTCTTTGGAAAATTTACTATACAACCACGAACATTCACTGATAGTTCAAAGCTATCAACCCCAGGAAATGATGTCGGGAACCGTTAATGCTGATGGCTTTGGCGTAGGTTGGTATCATGCTCTAAAGGATACCGAACCTTATACTTATAAAAGCTCGTTACCTATTTGGAATGATACTAATTTGCCCGGTCTGAGTCGTTATATAGAATCCGATTGCGTAGTGTCTTATGTTCGCAGCGCGACTTTGGGACAAGCTCTCGATCTAAGTAATTGTCAGCCATTTAAAAAAGAAGGTTTATTGTTTATTCATAATGGTAAGATTGATACGTTTCGTCAGAGTCTATACAGACCTATACGCAAACAACTAAGTAATGAAATTTATCAGTGGGTAAATGGAACTACAGATTCGGAACATATCTTTGCTCTGTTACTTAACGAATTACAAAATAATCCTGGTAAAAGTTTAGAGCAAGCTTTGCACTTGACTTTACTTAAATTAAAAGAATTAACAGAGACTTATAATACTTATACTTTAGCGAATGTAGTAATCAGTGATGGAAATCGTCTTGTAGCTTCTCGTTTTAGTGTAGAAGCTCAATCACCATCTCTATATTGGCTAGAAAATGATTCGACTTTCTCAAACTCCGTAATCATTGCTTCCGAACCGCTGTTTAAAGGTAATTGGAATTCGTTTCCAGAAAATAGCATTCTCAGTGTTGGAAAAGATTGTGATATCAGAATTGAGCAAATCTAG